A section of the Bryobacteraceae bacterium genome encodes:
- a CDS encoding retaining alpha-galactosidase codes for MRTVCFPLLLIPVVVALPAMAQQSYSLRSPDGRIELRIRAGERLAYDVLVRGRAVMENSTASITVNGLTLGAPFRVRSTKERSQDAMLEPQVRQKFARIREHYNELRLEGEGGIAATFRAYNEGAAYRLETLLRAETVRVEKEEAAFRFPQDFTVYYPAEESFFSHNERSYTPHRLSGLKAGTLASLPVVVDAGGVRVALAESDIEDYPGLWFRATGSAALEAVFPPYPLKEVLQKDRDFRVVESAPYIAETRGSRTFPWRVLAIAEKDGDLITNPLVWLLEKPTEIPDAGWIRPGKVAWDWWNALNVYNVDFRSGVNTATYKYFIDFAAKYGLEYIILDEGWYRLGNVLEVVPDVNMEEITSYARQKNVGVILWVVWKTLADQLQPALDQFARWGVKGIKVDFMQRDDQKLVRFYHDLAREAAKRKLLVDFHGVQRTAMMTRTWPNIISTEGVKGLEWSKWSREIEPPHTVMLPFTRMFLGPMDFTPGAMHNAARGNFAPIFQSPMSSGTRCHQLAMYVVYESPLQMLADSPSNYLREPEAMEFLAPVPSVWDDTVVLDAKIGEYVAVARRHGNDWYVGAMTNWTGRELELRFAFLPEGNFVMTSYEDGVNADRAGHDYRMKKGRVSRQTVLKVKLAPGGGWAARIVPAQ; via the coding sequence ATGCGAACCGTCTGTTTCCCTCTCCTGCTGATCCCTGTGGTGGTGGCGCTGCCCGCGATGGCGCAGCAAAGTTATTCGCTGCGTTCTCCCGACGGGCGCATTGAACTGCGCATCCGCGCCGGCGAGCGCCTCGCCTATGATGTACTGGTCCGCGGCCGCGCAGTCATGGAGAACTCCACGGCCTCCATCACGGTCAACGGACTCACCCTCGGCGCGCCGTTCCGCGTGCGGAGCACGAAAGAACGGTCTCAGGACGCCATGCTGGAGCCGCAGGTGCGGCAGAAGTTCGCGCGCATCCGCGAGCATTACAATGAGCTGCGCCTGGAAGGCGAAGGCGGAATCGCCGCAACGTTCCGCGCTTACAACGAAGGCGCTGCCTACCGGCTCGAGACGTTGCTGCGGGCCGAGACGGTCAGAGTCGAAAAGGAAGAGGCGGCGTTCCGTTTTCCGCAGGATTTTACCGTGTATTATCCCGCGGAAGAGAGCTTTTTTTCGCATAATGAGCGCAGCTACACGCCGCACAGATTGAGCGGGCTCAAGGCGGGGACTCTTGCCTCGCTGCCGGTCGTCGTGGATGCCGGAGGCGTCAGGGTGGCGCTGGCCGAGTCCGATATCGAGGACTATCCCGGGCTGTGGTTCCGCGCCACCGGCTCGGCCGCCCTCGAAGCCGTATTCCCGCCCTATCCGCTGAAGGAGGTGCTCCAGAAGGACCGCGACTTTCGCGTTGTCGAAAGCGCGCCTTACATCGCTGAGACGCGGGGCTCGCGCACGTTCCCCTGGCGCGTCCTCGCCATCGCGGAAAAGGACGGCGACCTGATCACCAACCCGCTCGTGTGGCTGCTTGAGAAACCCACGGAGATTCCCGACGCCGGGTGGATCCGCCCCGGCAAGGTGGCCTGGGACTGGTGGAACGCGCTGAACGTTTACAACGTCGATTTCCGCTCCGGCGTGAACACCGCGACGTACAAATATTTCATTGATTTTGCGGCGAAATACGGTCTCGAATACATCATTCTCGACGAGGGCTGGTACAGGCTGGGCAATGTTCTTGAGGTGGTTCCGGACGTCAACATGGAAGAGATCACCTCCTATGCTCGCCAGAAAAACGTCGGCGTAATTCTCTGGGTCGTCTGGAAGACGCTGGCCGATCAGTTGCAGCCGGCGCTCGACCAGTTCGCCCGATGGGGCGTGAAGGGAATCAAGGTGGACTTCATGCAGCGCGACGACCAGAAGCTCGTCCGCTTCTACCATGACCTCGCCCGCGAAGCGGCGAAGCGGAAGCTGCTGGTGGATTTCCACGGCGTCCAGCGCACGGCGATGATGACACGCACCTGGCCGAACATCATCAGCACGGAAGGCGTCAAGGGCCTGGAGTGGAGCAAATGGAGCCGAGAAATCGAGCCCCCGCACACGGTGATGCTCCCTTTCACGCGCATGTTCCTCGGGCCGATGGATTTCACGCCGGGCGCGATGCACAATGCCGCGCGAGGCAACTTCGCTCCGATTTTCCAGTCCCCGATGTCGAGCGGGACGCGCTGTCATCAACTGGCGATGTACGTCGTCTATGAGAGCCCGCTCCAGATGCTCGCCGACAGCCCGTCCAACTACCTGCGCGAGCCAGAGGCGATGGAGTTTCTCGCGCCGGTGCCCAGCGTCTGGGACGACACGGTGGTGCTGGACGCGAAAATCGGCGAGTACGTCGCCGTGGCCCGCCGTCATGGGAACGACTGGTACGTGGGCGCCATGACAAACTGGACGGGCCGCGAGCTGGAACTGCGTTTCGCCTTTCTCCCCGAGGGCAACTTCGTCATGACCTCCTATGAGGACGGCGTAAACGCCGACCGCGCCGGCCACGACTACCGCATGAAGAAAGGCCGCGTCAGCCGGCAGACCGTACTGAAGGTAAAACTCGCCCCGGGCGGCGGCTGGGCGGCGCGGATCGTGCCTGCGCAGTGA
- a CDS encoding MFS transporter encodes MNGNGHKIPDRGAGKTALRFVVLLGLVSLFADMTYEGARSIAGPFLAALGATGAVVGLVAGFGEFAGYALRLVAGLVTDRTRRYWLLTITGYAVNLLAVPALALAGRWETAALLLMAERVGKALRNPPRDAMLSFATRQVGAGWAFGLHEAMDQIGAILGPLLVAGVLAWRGSFRESFALLLAPALIALAVLAVARFSFPQPQDLEPRFAPLTPEGHGRSYWLFVAGAALCAAGFADFPLVAYHAGRTHLLGEAVIPVLYAVAMGVDALAALVLGRIFDRFGPAVSAAAPLFALASAPLAFLGGRTGLWTGMILWGVAMGAQESVLRAAIVRLSSRERRGTAYGIFHAVFGTAWFLGSAALGLLYDTSLSALAAVAVVLEAASALLLLRLKGTARPALSSLRD; translated from the coding sequence ATGAACGGCAACGGCCACAAGATCCCGGATCGCGGGGCAGGGAAGACGGCTCTCCGCTTCGTGGTCCTGCTGGGGCTGGTGAGCCTGTTCGCCGACATGACGTACGAGGGGGCGCGCAGTATCGCCGGCCCCTTCCTGGCGGCGCTGGGCGCCACTGGCGCCGTGGTCGGCCTGGTGGCGGGCTTCGGCGAGTTTGCCGGTTATGCGCTGCGGCTGGTGGCCGGCCTCGTCACGGACCGCACCCGGCGGTACTGGCTGTTGACGATCACGGGCTATGCGGTCAACCTGCTGGCCGTGCCCGCACTGGCACTCGCGGGACGGTGGGAAACGGCGGCGCTGCTGCTGATGGCCGAGCGCGTCGGCAAGGCGCTGCGCAATCCGCCCCGCGATGCGATGCTGTCCTTCGCCACGCGCCAGGTGGGAGCGGGGTGGGCGTTCGGGCTCCATGAGGCGATGGATCAGATCGGCGCCATTCTGGGGCCGCTGCTGGTGGCCGGAGTCCTCGCCTGGCGCGGCAGCTTCCGCGAGAGCTTTGCCCTGTTGCTGGCCCCGGCGTTGATCGCCCTGGCAGTGCTCGCGGTGGCGCGCTTTTCCTTTCCACAGCCGCAGGACCTGGAGCCGCGTTTCGCGCCGCTCACTCCTGAAGGCCACGGACGCTCCTATTGGCTGTTCGTGGCGGGAGCCGCGCTCTGCGCGGCCGGCTTTGCCGATTTTCCGCTCGTGGCCTACCATGCCGGCAGGACGCATCTGCTCGGCGAAGCAGTCATCCCGGTGCTTTATGCCGTGGCCATGGGCGTCGACGCGCTGGCCGCGCTCGTGCTGGGCCGCATCTTCGACCGCTTCGGTCCCGCCGTATCTGCGGCTGCGCCGCTGTTCGCCCTCGCCTCGGCTCCGCTCGCCTTTCTCGGCGGCCGCACGGGCCTCTGGACCGGCATGATTCTGTGGGGCGTGGCGATGGGCGCACAGGAATCGGTGCTTCGCGCCGCGATCGTCCGGCTCAGTTCTCGGGAGCGGCGCGGCACGGCGTATGGAATCTTTCATGCGGTTTTCGGGACGGCGTGGTTCCTAGGGAGTGCCGCGCTTGGGCTGCTCTACGACACTTCGCTCTCCGCGCTGGCCGCCGTGGCCGTCGTTTTGGAAGCGGCTTCCGCACTGCTTCTGCTGCGCCTGAAGGGGACGGCCCGACCCGCGCTTTCGTCCTTGCGTGATTGA